DNA sequence from the Deltaproteobacteria bacterium genome:
TCCTCGTGACGGCCCAGCTCAAAATAGGTTGCGGCAAGTTCCAGGCGGACTCTGTGCAACTGGGGATCAATTACGAGCATCTTTTTAAATTTTTCGACGGCTGTTCGGATCTGCCCGGATTTCATGGCGCTCGTACCAATCCACCACATGACGTCCATCGTTTCCACCTTAGAAGCGATTTCATTAAAGATCGGAAGGCCTGGCCAAACTTGCCGTCATAATACAGCGTCAAAGCCTCGGCGAGCTTAGTATCCAGGGTTTCTATTTCTGCGGGCGTCATCCATTGAAGTATTGCGTCAGCTTCTTTATTTCCCTGCTTGAATTCGGTATCGCCGGTTGATTCAGCCGCTCTCTGTGCTAAAAAAAGCACTTTAGAGGATTGAGAATAGGCGGGCGAACTAACAAAAAGACTGAAAATGAGATAAAGGACAATTACCCAGCAGAGCCGATACCTGATAAGCATTAACATCGTTATTATCCTTTCAGCTCAGCAAACGGTATTTCAAAGGGGTTCTTTAAGTGAATATTCCAGAATAATCTTTGCCGTGGGAAGGTCAGTATTGTCTGTATCTATACAATTTATTCCAATGCTCGTCAAAGGAAATTTCATTTTTTTGCTACAGAAGAAGTGATGTCGATCATTTGTATTCAAGGACATTGAGAATCAGGGAGTTGGAAATGGCTCCCTCCCGCAGAATCACCGGTGGATTGGCGGTTGTGTCGACGATCGTTGATCCTTTTCCTCCGGGGGCCCGTCCACCGTCGATAACGGCATCGATTCGATCTCCTATGAATTCAATAATTTCATGAGTTGAAGTGCATTCACCTGCCCCGGAAGGGTTGGCGCTGGTTGCCGTAACGGGGTGACGAAGGGCTTTTGCCAGAGCGGTTGCGATAGGGTGGCTGGAGATGCGAATGCCGATTTTACCGGTCCCTGCCGTTATGCGGGGAGAAACGTTTTGGGAAGCCGTAAATACGAGGGTAAGCGCCCCCGGCCAGAATTTGTCCATAAGGAGGAGAGCACATTGCGGGATCTCCTGGACAAGGTCTTTTAAATCACCAAGGTCTCCAATCATAACGGAAAGGGGATTCTTTATATTTCTTCCCTTGATTAGGAAGATTTTTTCAATTGCATTTTCGTTTCGGCAGTCGGCGCCGAGTCCATAAAAGGTTTCTGTCGGATAAGCAACGACTCCTCCGCCCTCGAGAATATTTACCGCTTCAGCAATGAGGGATATGTCAGGATTTTGGGGATTGATTTTCAGGATTTTCGGCATGATGTGATGTTTTCCTGTTTTTTTTCAATCTCCCTGGCCATATTTTGAATAAATAAACGTAATTTTTTCTGAAGGCTGTCATCTTCCAGGGCCAGGATGCGGATAGCAAGCAAAGCGGCGTTTCTAGCCCCCGCCTTGCCCACGGCCATTGTGGCAACAGGTACGCCGCCGGGCATTTGCGCAATAGATAATAGTGCGTCTATCCCGCCGAGCGCTGTTGCATCTATTGGTATCCCGATTACCGGGAGGAGTGACTGGGAGGCAATAACACCGGCCAGATGAGCCGCCGCTCCGGCGCCGACAATGATAATCTTGATGCCCCTCTGGGATGCCTTCTTCGCAAAGGAGGCTGTCCTTTCCGGCGAACGATGGGCTGATGTCAAAAAGACCTCGTGGGGAATTCCAAAGTCTTCAAGAATCTTGATGGTTTCGCTCATGATGGGAAAGTCGGAGTCACTCCCCATAACTACACTGACGATAGGCGCTAATAGTTCTTTCATATCGTTGTTCTCCCATTTAGCAGCACAAAAGATCCAAGGATTCGAGGGTTCAAAGATTTGTTTCTAAGCATTTCACTCGAATCCTTGATCCCTTCAATCCTTCTATCCATAGTTCAATGCTTGAAGTGCCTCGTTTCCGTAAAGATCATTGCCATGCCATGCTCATCCGCTGCCCTGATGACTTCTGCATCCCTGACAGAGCCGCCGGGCTGGATAATTGCGGTAATACCCGCTTCTGCTGCCATATCAATGCCGTCTCTGAATGGGAAGAAGGCATCGGACGCCAAAACACAGCCTTTTGTAGGCAGATTGGATTTCATCGTGGCGATTTTTACGGAGTCCACACGGCTCATCTGTCCTGCACCAACGCCGACCAGTTGGTCTCTTGTCGCATAGACAATGGCGTTTGATTTAACATGCTTCACTACCCGCCATGCGAAGTCTAATGCCTGGTATTCTTCTTCCGCAGGAGGCCTTTTTGTGACGACACGTGCTTTTTTTATGTCAAAATCGTCGATGTCCCTATCCTGAACGAGAAGCCCTCCTACGACCCGCCGGAAGTCATAACCTGCGGGGCGGGCTCCGGTCGAGGGAATTTCCAAAAGCCTCACGTTCTTTTTGGAACTCAATACAGCTTTCGCTTCTTCATCAAAGCCTGGGGCAATAATAACCTCCAGAAAAATTTTGGTCATTTCTTCAGCCATTTTTTTGTCCACCGGCCGGTTCACGGCAACGATTCCCCCGAAAGCAGAAACGGGATCCGTTTCCATTGCCTTTCTGTAGGCTGTGGAGATATCGCTATCAGAGGTGGCTGCACCGCAAGGGTTGGCGTGCTTGACAATGACGGTTGCCGGTAATTCAAAATCAGACACCATCTGCCACGCCGCATCGCTGTCCATAATGTTGTTATAAGACAATTCTTTTCCCTGAAGCTGACGCGCACCTGAGACAGCAGATATTGGCTGATCTGTTTCCCGGTAAAAAGCAGCGTGCTGATGGGGGTTCTCTCCGTAACGGAGATCCTGTGCTTTGACAAACTGAACGGTATACGTTTCAGGGAATGTTCTTTTTGCTCCTTCCTTGCTTATGCCGCTGAGATAATTGGAAATGGCAGCGTCGTATCTGGCCGTCAATTGAAAGGCTTTCGTCGCGAGAGTAAAGTTTGTACTCTCCGAGATCTTCCCTCCCGTGCTTTTCATCTCCTCCAGAATGGTAGAGTAGTCGCCAGGATCGGTAACAACGCTGACATACCGGTAATTCTTCGCCGCTGCCCGCAACATGGCAGGACCGCCGATGTCAATGTTTTCAATAGCCTCGTCGAAAGTACAATCTTTTTTTGCCACCGTATCTTCGAACCGGTAGAGGTTGATCACAATCATGTCAATCATATCGATATGGTGCTCCATTGCCGCTTTCATGTGCTCTTCATTGTTCCGTAATGCCAGAAGGCCGCCATGAATCTTTGGATGAAGCGTCTTAAGACGTCCGTCCATCATTTCCGGGAAGCCGGTATAATCAGAGACGTCCGTCACTTTTATGCCGCCTGCTCTTAGCTGGGAAGCAGTCCCACCGGTAGAGAGGATCTCTAAAGTAAAGCCCTTAAGCCCCCGTGCGAACTCGATGAGTCCTTTTTTATCGGTAACGCTGATAAGTATTCTTTTGATGGTATTCATATTCATTTTCTTTTCCTGTGAATGTTTTGGAGGATCATACAACTTCACCCCCTGATTAGCTGCATGTGGCGGATTCTTTTTTCGATGAGCGGTTTCGTGCCGATGTCAGGTCTGTGGTCAACGGGGCCCTTGATCGCAGATACCGCTTTTTCAGCTATTTGTTCCGCTTCGCCGAGACTATCTGCGATGCCGACTACACCGATTGCCCGGGATGTGCTCATATACAATCCATCTGCCCTTTTATCAACTGATGCATAGTACAGACGAGCTTTCCCAACATCGCCCATCTCAATTTTTGCCGATGTCGATTGGGCATCAGGATGGTCTTTGGGGAGACCGTATCCCTTCGGGACGATGTATTTACATACCGATGCCTTTTTCTCAAATTCGATGTTCAATCTATCCAGGGTTCCTTCAAGGATTGCCCTGCAGACATCGACGAAATCCGTTTTTAACAGGGGGAGTGTGTTCATTGCCTCAGGGTCGCCGAAGCGGGCGTTGTATTCCAGCAGCTTGATACCGGATTTCGTGATGATGAATCCGCCATACATGATCCCTTTGTAATATTCGCCCGTCTCTTTGTAAATTGCCTCTGCAACCTTCTGCGTAATCGCCAGACCTTCTGCGACGGCCTCCTGATCCATAAAAGGCAAGGCATGATCTTCACAGGAATACGAACCCATCCCTCCCGTATTTGGGCCCTTATCGTCGACAAACCGTCTCTTGTGATCCTGAACAGGAGGAGTTGCAACCACGGTTTTACCGTCGCTCAGACACTGCAGAGAGAATTCCTCGCCTTCCAGTCTTTCGTCAATGATGACACTCGGATGCTCGGTTAAAACCTGCTTGCAGTAGAGAAGTGCCTCTTCCTTGCTCTGAAAGTGATCTCCCTGAACCATGACACCTTTGCCGCCCGTCAGTCCATCCGGTTTTACAACGATGCCGTCAAGTTCATCGAGGAAGTCTTCTATTCCTTCTATGGATGTAAAAATTTTAAATTTTGGGTTTCCCGGTATGTTATATTTACTGAGAATATTTCTCGTGAAGGATTTTGAGGTCTCAAGACGGGCCAGGCTTTTCGTTGGACCTACAGAAGGAACGCCGGCCTCTTTCAAGGAATCAACAACTCCATTATTCAGAGGGTCTTCCGGTCCGATGATGGCGAAATCCACGCGGCACTCTTTTGCAAAGGCATTGACGGCAGCCATGTCACTGTAGCTTCCAATAAAGACTTTTTCTGAGAGGGATGTAATGCCCGGGTTGTTGGCTTTCATGAAGGAAAAGAGTCTGGGCTGATGCTTCGATTGTACAATTGCCTCAGCAATGGCGTGTTCACGGGCACCGTTTCCGATTAAAAGTACGTTCATCATGACGTTTCTCCTCATACAATGTATTACGGCAGGGTTTATAGCCTTTTCTTAAATCTTATGTTACATTAATTCTGAAACTTCCATCCTTTTTTTACTCCTCAATATCGGAAAAAATCATCCGAGTCAAACAAATCTGATCACGCATTTACATTAATAATTTGTCTTTACCACTTAAAATTTGATAAAGTACAATATATGCCGTCTTCAGGATTCAAGGGGTCAAGGAATCAAGGATTCGAGTGAATGTGAAGGGATGCTCAAGGCACTTGAAAAATAGTTGAAAAACAACCACCTGAACCCTGGAAACCTTGAATTCTCGAACCCTTTTTCAATTAAATAAGAGGAGAACTTTAGATCAAAATTGGATTACCTGATTACTTTAAAAATTGTATTGCTTGTTATTCTTTTTCTTTTGTCGGGATTTTTCTCCTGTTCAGAGGCCGCTCTTTTTTCACTTACTCCTCTTCATCTGCATAAGATGCAGGAAGAGAGATTCCCCTTTCTGTCTTCCATCCGCAGCTTGTTGAATTATCCTAAGAGGTTACTGATTACCCTCATCGTGGGGAACGAGGCCGTGAATATCGTCCTTTCCGTGCTGACGGCTTCTTTGTTCATCCAGTGGCTGGGGAACGACGGCCAGTGGGTGTCTATTGCCTTCACGACCATATTGCTTCTCATTTTTGGTGAAGCCGTTCCAAAAACCTTTGGCGTGACCTATCCGATACGCCTCTCTTTTGCAGCGGCGCCGTTTATTGCCATAGTATCATGGGTTGAGCGTCCCGTCGTTTGGATTCTGGAAACGGTGTCGGCCCTCATAGTATCACTATTTCCCAGCGGACATTCGCGGGAAAGGGCTGCTGTAACAGAGGATGAATTCAGGACCCTTGTTGACACAGGTGAAAAAGAAGGGTCCATCGAGCCATCTCAGCGTGATCTCATTCACGGGGTATTTGAACTGGGAGATAAACCGGTTTCTGAGGTCATGATCCCCCGGGTCGATATGTTTTGCCTTCCCGCTTCTTTAAGAATTGAAGATATGGAAAGGGAAGTCATCAAGGCCCGCCATGAACGGATTCCGGTTTATGGAACAGACCGTGATGATATTCGGGGCATTCTCTTTGCCAAAGAACTTTTACACCGCATGGCGAACGTTGGAAAGACAAGACAAATAGAGAAACTGCTGCGAAAAGCGTATTTTGTGCCGGAAGAGAGAAGCGCCGCAGCGATGCTGCGCGATTTTCAGACGATGAAAATCCAGATGGCAATTGTTGTGGATGAATATGGCGGCGTTTCCGGTCTAGTAACCCTGGAAGATATCCTTGAAGACCTGTTTGAAGACATCTACGATAACTATGGTCTAAAGACAAACCTTTGGCAGAGGATTGACGAACAAACATTCCTCGTTTCGGGAAAGATGTCGATGGAAGAGTTCAGTAAACTGACTGGTCTTGTCCTTTCCACGGAGGATTTCGACACGGTAGGCGGCTTTGTCTTTCATCTCTTTGGGAAATTGCCATCAAAGGGGGAAAGTGTCTGCTTTGAAAATTATGCATTTAGAGTGGAGAAGATGGGCGGCACGAGAATTCTGATACTGAGGGTCGAGAGAAAAGAGAAAACGCTTGATGGATAACATGGTCACGTTTATAGTCATCTTGCTGTGTTTATGCCTGGAAGGTTTGTACTCCGGGGGAGAGATTGCATTTATCTCCTCGGATATAAACCGTATCCGGTACAAGGCGAAGAAGGGTTCCCGATCCGCCCGGCTTGCCTTAAAACTTCTTGAATCGCCTGAATGGTTTTTAGCCACCACCCTGACGGGGACCAATGTGTCTATCGTGACCAGCACAACCTTGGCAACGGCCCTTTTCATCACCATGCTGGGTACAGCCCGGGGCGAAATGGCTTCTATGCTGGTCATGGTTCCCACACTGCTGCTGATGATTGTATCAAGAAGTCTCTTCCGGCAGCATGCGGAAACGATGGCTATAAAACTTGCCCACTTTATCTGGTATTCGTCCTTTCTCTTCTTCCCGGTGGTATATCTCGTTGCGAAGCTCTCCCGGGGGACGTTAAAAATATCTACCGGTGAGGCCGGTCATCCATACTCATATGTTACGAAAAATGGATTGAAATATATTCTTGAAAAGCAGGGAGTAAACACCGATATTCTGAGTGTGGAAAAAGACATGGTTAGGAACATCATTGATTTTTCTGATGTAACGGTTGGCAGAATCATGGTTCCTCTATCAAAAATGATTTCCCTCCCCGTGACGGCAACATTACAGGAAGCTACAAAGCTTGCAGCAGAAAAAAATTATCTGCGCATTCCCGTTTATCGTGATCAGATTTTTAATATCATAGGCATTTTGCATTATTTCGATCTTCTGGAAAATCTGCGTGAACAGGTGGCAACTCGGTCAAATGTTTCAGAAAATGAAACGATAGCATGTTGCTTGAAACCGGTGGTCTTTTATGTTCCGGAAACGAAAATCGCCAAGGATTTGCTGATTGAATTACATGTCCGGGGTGAGCGGATGGCCGTCGTCGTTGACGAATATGGAGGAGCTGTGGGTATTGTGACGGTAGAGGATATATTGGAAGAGGTTGTGGGGGAAATTGACGATGAATATGATACGGGTGAAAAATTGTATAAAAAGATAGGCCCGGGGAAATATCTCTTCAATGCCCAGATACATATTGACAAAGTGAAACAGGTTACTGCAGTTGAAATTCCTGAAGGTGATTATGAAACCCTTGGTGGTTTCTTGCTTTATGAGATGGGAAAGATACCCAAAAGGAGGGATGCATTAAGACATGGGAACATCCTTTTTGTAATAGAAGATGCAGACGCAAAATCCATCAAAGAGGTTTTAATTGAATTACCCCTCGATGTTGATATGGATGTCGAAAATTGAAACTAACAGTTAATAAAAAAAAGGTGAACTGGGTGAATGAATGAATGAATGTGAAAAAAGGAAGGTGAGTGCCATCATATTGGCTGCAGGAAAAGGGACAAGAATGAAGTCGGATATGGCGAAGGTTCTCCAGCCTCTCTGCGGTAAGCCTTTGCTGACGTATTCAGTCAATGTTGCAAGGGAAGTTGGCGTGGAAAAGATTGCGGTAATTATCGGTCATCAAGCGGATCTCGTCAGGGATGTTTTCAAGGATCAGGGGTTGATCTTTGTAGAGCAGCATGAGCAACTAGGAACAGGGCATGCTGTTCTTCAGGCGAAAGATACATTCCGTAATTATGATGGTACGATCCTTATTTTATGCGGTGATGTTCCGCTATTGCTGTCTTCGACAGCCAGGGCTCTCCTTGAAGATCATATTTATGAAAAATCGGTTGTTACGGTTCTGACAACCATCCTCGATGATCCCTACGGTTATGGACGAGTGATTAAGGCAGGGGGAGAAGGGGAGGTAGTGCGGATTGTAGAAGAAAAGGATGCGTTGACTGACGAGAAGACAATCAAGGAGATCAATACAGGTATATACTGTGTTGAGTGTAATTTCCTCTTCGAAGCGGTTGCAGAAATCGGCGATGAAAATGTTCAGAACGAATATTATCTTACGGATATCGTTGGCATCGCCTGGAAAAAGGGTTTCAAGAGCAGGTCATTCATCGCTGCAAATTCCGTTGAAGTAATGGGTATTAACACGCTTGGTGATCTCGGAAGGGCATCTGAACGTTTGATGATATGCAAGTAAAAATTGGAAATTTGACTCTAAAAAATAACGTTTTTTTAGCACCCATGGCGGGCATTACAAATCTGCCGTTCCGGACTCTCGTGAGAGAATTCGGATGCGCATTAGCATTTACAGAGATGATCAGTGCCAATGGCCTCATCAGACGGACGGAGAAGAGTTATCGCTATCTTGATTCCTCACCGAAGGACAAGCCTTTAGGCGTCCAGATCTTCGGATCCGATCCGGTTGTTCTTTCAGAAGCGGCAAGAATAGTTACAGATCAGGGTGCCGATCTATTGGATATAAACATGGGCTGTCCTGTAAAAAAGGTCGTTAAGACGGGTGCCGGAGCAGCTCTGATGAAGGAACCTGGAAAGGTGTGTCTCATCCTTCAAGCAGTACGAAAGGCGACATCATTACCGTTAACTGTAAAAATTCGCTCAGGATGGAGTCAGGGTGAAATGAAAGCGCTGGAGATTGCTCATATAGCTGAAGATTGTGGAGTAAATGCAGTGATCCTGCATCCCCGCACAGCTGATCAGGGATTCAGTGGGGCGGCAGACTGGGGTATTATTGAGGCTGTAAAAAAGAACGTGTACATTCCTGTAATAGGAAGTGGGGATATAGGAAGTCCCGAGGGTGCTTGCAGAATGATAACCACAACCGGTTCCGATGGTGTGATGGTGGGAAGGGGGGCGCTTGGAAATCCTTGGATTATAAGAGATATCGTATCATATTGTGAGGATTGGAAGAATTCGCGGACGCCGCTCCCCTCAGAGAGAGAGGATGTTATAAGGCATCATATGGACATGGAAATAAAATACTCAGGGGAAAGTCTCGGTGTCAGGAATTTCCGGAAACACCTTCTCTGGTATACAAAGGGATTAAGAGGTGGCTCTCTATTCAGAGAAATGGTGGGTAGGATATATGATAAGAATACAATATTAGATGTAATTCACCGTTTTTTGCACTCAGTCGTTTGAGGTCCTGATTGACCCATAATGGAGTAAAATAAGCGCTTGACTTTTATAGGCTGAATTGGCATAATTTAACCGAATTCATGATATAAAACTGAACGAAGGTTTCTTTGATAATCAGAATTTGGTTGCTCTTACAAAAATTACTCGTGTGCTTTCAAAATAAATTAATTGTAAGAAGCGCGATCAAGAAACGTAAAACGTATGAAGGACATGGTGAGTTGTGGAACTTGTTAAATTTGAAGAATTAGAAAGCAAAATCAAGAATCTTATCGAAGAACATACATTGTTGAAAAAAAAGAATCATGAGTTAGAAGAACTTCTTAAAACGAAAGGACGGGAGTTAGAAGAGGCGAACAATAAAATAGGGGGATTAAACGAGGGAAGGAATATAATACGCACGAAGGTGGACTCGCTGCTTGATTTGCTTCAGGATATCAATGTACCATAATTAGTAATTAGTATTAGGGTCGTGCATTTGGAAAAACATTTTAATATCAATATACTGGGGCAGGAATTGTCAGTTTTAACTGATTCAGGGGATGAACATGTAGCACGGGTTGTCAAGTATGTCAATGACAAGGTAGAAGAGGTAGGAAAAACATCAAATAATATTAATACTTTGAATATTGTCATACTTGTCGCTTTAAACATTGCAGACGAATATTTTAAATTTAAGGGAGTCAAAGAAGATATTTGTAATCAACTAGAGGGTAGATCTGAGGAATTGCTTAATCTTATTAATGAGATAAGATAAAATATAAATTAGTATCCCCTGCGATGTGCGTGATTAACATTCGTTTTTTGAGCCAACACCTTGGAACCGGGGGCCTTTCCTTGTTAGCGGTGTGCATGTCTGCCGGCATCCCGTGAGAACGGGGGTGGAAAGCCTGAAGCAACAATAGGGTGCCCACCTTGTCAAAAGGTTCAAAAAGGTGGTTAACACGGCATAGGCGGGGGTTTTGTTGTGTAACAGTACGGGGTTCCAATGGGTCAATTCTCATAGCCGCGCAGTCATTCAAATTCCTTCCGTCATAGTCCCATTAGTTTAATTCCATTTCGTACAATGAACGTTATATCCATTACTGGCCTTGGATATTCTGTTCAATATCATAAAGATTAGGGAGGTAAAAGGCTTTGATATATAACAGTTTAATTATATTGATTATATTCGGTTCTTTGGCTTTAGGTGCAGTGTTGGGATATGCTCTGAGACAAAAACTTTCCAAGAAAAAACTGGAATCTTCAGAAAACCTCTCGGCGAGAATTATCGATGAGGCAAAAAAGGAAGCAGAAACAATAAAAAAAGAGGCATTACTTCAGGCTAAAGAAAATCTTCTCAAAACGAAAACCGAATTCGAAAAAGATACAAAGGAAAGGAAACTGGAACTCGACAATCTGGAAAGAAGGTTACGTTCCAAAGAAGAAAACATTGATAGAAGGATAGACTTGTTGTCTCAGAAAGAAACGAGTATTGAAAACAGGGAGAAAGGTCTGATTAACAAGGAATCGCAGATTAATGAGAAGCACGACAGATTAAATCGTATGCTTGAAGAGCAGAAAGAAAAGCTTGAGAAGATTGCAGGCATTTCCTCTGAAGAAGCAAAAAATTATCTTATCCAGTCCATGGAAGCTGTGGCAAAGCGGGAAGCAGCTATGACCATAAGAAAGATAGAGGAAGAAACAAAACGGACTGCTGATAAAAGTGCTCGGGAAATAATCACCTACGCTATTCAAAGATATTCCAGTGAATATATTGCCGAAAATACGGTATCAGTAGTTAACCTTCCCAATGATGAAATGAAGGGGAGAATTATCGGGAGAGAAGGGAGGAATATTAGAGCAATAGAGGCTGCTACGGGGATAGATTTGATCGTTGATGATACACCTGAAGCGGTTGTCCTTTCAAGTTTTGATCCCGTCAGGCGTGAAGTAGCAAGAATATCCCTGGAAAGGTTGATTACAGACGGTAGAATTCATCCGGGGAGGATTGAGGATATAGTTAAAAAGGTTAAGACGGAAGTTGATACGATTATTGGTGAAACAGGAGAACGGACATCCTTTGATGTTGGGGTTCATGATCTTCATCCTGAAATCATTTATCTCCTTGGAAGTCTCAAGTATAGGACAAGTTTTTCACAGAATGTCCTTCAGCATTCTGTAGAGGTTGCCCACCTGACCGGCATAATGGCTGCCGAGCTGAAAATGAATGTTAAAGAGGCAAAAAGGGCAGGGTTACTTCATGACATTGGAAAGGCAGTGGACCACAAGGTAGAAGGAACTCATGCGTCGATCGGGGCCGAT
Encoded proteins:
- the rny gene encoding ribonuclease Y gives rise to the protein MIYNSLIILIIFGSLALGAVLGYALRQKLSKKKLESSENLSARIIDEAKKEAETIKKEALLQAKENLLKTKTEFEKDTKERKLELDNLERRLRSKEENIDRRIDLLSQKETSIENREKGLINKESQINEKHDRLNRMLEEQKEKLEKIAGISSEEAKNYLIQSMEAVAKREAAMTIRKIEEETKRTADKSAREIITYAIQRYSSEYIAENTVSVVNLPNDEMKGRIIGREGRNIRAIEAATGIDLIVDDTPEAVVLSSFDPVRREVARISLERLITDGRIHPGRIEDIVKKVKTEVDTIIGETGERTSFDVGVHDLHPEIIYLLGSLKYRTSFSQNVLQHSVEVAHLTGIMAAELKMNVKEAKRAGLLHDIGKAVDHKVEGTHASIGADYAKRFGESPKIVQAIATHHDDGRTNTLLGILIQAADTLSAARPGARREMLETYVKRLEELENIANSFSGVDKCYAIQAGREIRILVENEKISDDDAVMLCKDIIKKIEADLTYPGQIKVTVIRETRVSDYAR